In the genome of Arctopsyche grandis isolate Sample6627 chromosome 13, ASM5162203v2, whole genome shotgun sequence, the window TGTTGGctgtatcccagcctaacgaaacactgttgtgcttgttttaagttgttttattgtttgcctaaatattgtacaattgtattagaatatttgaggaagttttctcgaagcggctattggttgttgacttggtgtcgtgatggccgctggatctgcaatgtgtcgttgctctggatccggctatgttcagatgtctctggatatggcagtgtgttgctggctcggcattcggctatgttgcaagcgttcttccattgtagggtagtgtagtggtagctgttcagatgctggatgtcgactggtccgctgctgtgtgtcgactcttgttgctgtgggtcgactgaagttgtttggggtggacctccttttatattgtttttggggatccacgtgacttgtcgcaggtggtgtttacgtgtgcgagttatgcgaggaatgtggtttgttgtttagggtggacgtttctcgaatgtttggcatcgttccactcgatttagtttaatggatgcaggtgttcttcgacttgatgtcgttctgcttggtttgttggggtggaatatgctcgaatgtttggcgtcgttccactcgatttggtttaatggatgcaggtgttcttcgacttgagatgacgtcaatggttgagcgtgtgaaatgtattctccgtcaCACTAGATGTTTCGATGGCGATGACGAGTTTCCTACAGATCTATCCGGCCTTGGAAAACAAGAAATTGCGTTCGAACACGCGGTTTTGATAGATttatcaaataccgcggtagatacctctagtgttaacgctgccaaTGGGACGTGGGGCGTgtgtttttagatttttaaacatgcgaaaaaaatgcagcCCCCCCaagcccatatatgtacatggtaaacagtcccaaaatcacccctttgagtgttttcggtgatatattatCCTTGTATTGCTTCTTgcttgacaatgatcgataatggtgaatctcatatttgaagaaacttttcggttgcatatggatatgcatacacgtacaACCTCCTAAACATATGCATTATGCGCGTGCAAGTGCACCCGAATCAGTTGGGGAAACACCCACTGTTAACGGTCACAACAGGAAGCcaaggacgtgacgtcccataccactcattGTGTTTTTGCCCTAAACATTAACCAACCAATTAAAACATTTACCCCTCATATTCATATACTTTGGTTAGCTTAGTTTGGTTTAGCCCAACTCACCAAGTGAGATCGAATGTTCAATTTTAAGATCAATTTTAGTActcttgtaattattattttaatatgaataattcaatatggtattgaattatatttttaaataaaaatcattcatgTCTGGTTAAGAATCGGAACAAACAGTATTTATTAAAtctcatatattataaataacaattaaatatataaacaatttacacgcatacatacattcgcATATGAAGACGGAGCTACAATGCGTTAATtacatatgaattttattttttaatgtatttacaaaAGTAAACGAAAcgaaataatatcaaatttgatcataaacatacatactgaCATTATAAGCACATGAATTACTCTAAACATTTAATCTTTAATAGCCGAGACAAagcgatatttttaattttgtacaaaGTGAAaccttattttattgttttgcaTCACTGAGCAGAACTTTTATGATATTATACGAATATGAAACGAGATTTCACCGTACACTAACAAAATTTCAAGGAatgtaaattgaattgaaaaataaaaaaactttttttttaaataaaacaacctCAACAATCcgtataaacattatgaaatgTTTCAAATTGATATGAACAgttttaatatcatataaacAACAAATTATGCGATGAAAGAATTTCTCGGAGACTGGATAGAGACCAGTAAATGTGAAGTATAATTCTAACGATGGTCGATCACAACGTTTGCCGTTGTAAAGCCACGCaactactatttttattttatgctccAAGCCTTTTTAACATATTGCATTACCGGTccagcaaatatacatatgacacATCAAACATTTGGATCATTGAAAGCTACTTGTAAATACACCGAAACGAACCGTTCAAGTTAAGAGGACCGGTACGCAACGTCTAAAGACATTAACAAATAAcaatttactttatatttatgtatttatttgtcaatttaacgaattattaatacattttagaAGAGCAAGTCTTCGTCGCCTTCGTCGAGCATGTTTGCAACGTCGCGAACATCATTACCGCTGGCAATCATTTCCGCTTTTATCTAAAAACAAACCCAAAATTAAAATGCCTTCAATTGAATGATTAATAAATAGCCTGTGCTGAAACTAACCGCTTCTGCCTTTTTCCTCGCAATACGTTTCttgtcttgaatttttttcaaacggtAAAATTCCTCACGCTCGAGCTCGTCGAGTTCAGATATGATGTAGGCCAATGTGCGTTCAATCCTCGGAATGATTACTGCAATTcaaattttttctttaattaatcgttaattcataccaggaaggcttaacaggtaaccctaaagcgccttcctggccagaaacattgtacatttgatacgaatactattagtattatacaaagtgtctttcacaggggtgtgctaatgtataacgccctccctgagtgcatcaggtcttctaagaccatggatgcattcttgcgaggagcaaagagacacctctgtgagggacagtacatataaatttataaataaaattttaagtaattaattaagtaatgagttaagtaattaagaatgtacaAAACTGTGAAGTAGGTGCGTCCCAGGTGTAAAGGATTATAATGTTTCGTAGACAGTAGTGatttttagttgtttttttttttgcaattccgACTTAAGCTTATACCCAATCATCATTCACTGGAGATTCAAATGAAGAATCAACCATCAACCAAGAATTTTAGGTTTAAgttattaagatgtatttttttaaattagctaatagctaaaattatatataaataaataaagtacataaatacatatcaatttttatatacagagatatctatggtggaatttgtaaatttgcagcattttatacaattcaacgaaattcgagattgctggaaactcgagattttgcaagaaaatgactattgttgccaatttgtttcaatgaaaatcagataaatcggcaaactctgataggaaacaatcgacctgtagtcaaaaatccaaggtctggccagcagaaaccagtgggatttgaacccgtggccactctgttcaaagcattatatgctaaccactagttggCACAAGGATTTCATccgtatgtttttaaaattaccgTGCTCGATAGCGTTGACACGTCGATTGGTAATTTTGATGACATCGTCGAGTGTTACGAATGATGTCTGCAAGGATGCAAGTTCTACTAATAGTTTCACAGCGCTTTGGAAATTCTTCTTCAGTTTTGCCAGCTGTTGACCACCTCTGGACAAGCCGGCGAACTCGTACGTGTCAGTTCCGTCCGTATATGATTCGAATACTGGCAAAGTTACACCTGTAACGATTCAAACAGTTACGATTATTGCTATTGCACAACTTATACCTTTATGATGAATTTAAGTGTTTCGATTATGTTACCAGCAACGTTATCTTTCTTGGTGCGAATTTTGATTTGTGCTTTTGTCACGTTTTGTAGCACAATTTGGTTGATGTCACCAGTGGCGAATTTTGCTTCAGCCAAAGAGAAAGCTGCCTCTTTCATGACTTCACCCATTAAAGTTTTAGTCTGAAACGaatcattttttaaaaagaaaccTATTCATGTCCGTTTATATTCtatggaaaataaaatgaaatatataaacacCTCGATGATTTTGCTAAGTATCATTCTGAACCGCATTTGAAGAGCGTCGGCTTTTTTCTTGAGCAAGCCATGACCTTTTTGAGCACCGGCCAGACGACTCTTCATTAACATCTGAGCACTGgaaaattaaaaacacaaattatgtaacaaatttgaaaaattatacaacaatattttaaaaatatatttcttatatacaaaaaaaaattaattagatATCATAATTGAATAACATTTTTTCTCAGAACATATTGATTactttcaatacatttttttaatagtgaatactctcaatattttattttatttttacatatataccaggaaggcctaacagctaAACTTCAATgagccttcctggacaattaaaaacatcaatatacaatttatagaattttttaacaaagcaacatacatctatggataaatttttgataaactttcaTTTTCggaacaatattttaatataaatagtcaaatttcgagacatttatggacaaatttgcagcatttttatacgatacagcgaaattcaagatgtcgaaaactcgaaaataagtaaaggttgccaatttgttggaaaagtttcaataaaaatcaaataaattctgATAGTAATCataaactaaggtctggccagtagcaaacagtgggactcgaacccgtgaccactatgtttgaaagcatatatgctcaccactagtccacgctgctggtatatATAATAGTCCAaagaaaaaacaacaaaatcGACTAATTGAAAAGTGTAATAGGTAGAAACTGTATGACACATTTCCATTGATAAAATCTACACATTTGGCAGATATagtattttcatataaagaaaaagtaaaatgatATACGTACACTTTTACATAATATCATGTTAGTATAAGTggcaaataatgaaaataaaaaaagtggagATGGAGTAGATGTAGATGGTTCGAAATGTATTGATTAATATGAAGTCGCATTTGGCGAGTGTTTTGGTGAGAAATGGGTATCGAATGGTGTTCTGACCCTCTCGACGGGAAAATGGGCAGCCTGTCTTTGCCCGACATGTTGCAGAGCTGATGGGGCGGCTGTCTAGGCTAGGAAATGGCAAATGCCAAATGCAAACAGCACCAGTACAAGTGGACACACAAGACGCGAGCGCGACCGTCTGTCAGCTGACTCGCCTCTGGTCTCGTGACGGAACGCACTCTTGCCAACCTTCACCTCCACCAAACGTTCTACTACGAATACGCTTTCAATAAAATACGTTTTGAGTCAGTTGCGAGTCGAATTGAGGCAACCTCCAAGAACCTTATAGGAGTATAGCACCCCCTTATATTTTCCCCGTTCATTTTTTTACATCAAGaagtgtaaaattttatttaaaccctccctcaccgaaggggggtatgcaagtgccccatttattacgtttttcgtaataactatgtggttttcaaagctataacTACAAGAAATCAAtcgaactacaagaaatttatttgaatagattttgtatgatttagaaaaggggtacatcgtaaaaaaatacatttatacatttctacgttccaaagtatgatttaacaaatcaaatgtcatgtttttgactgttcgcttgcatattcttgttgatcgatgaatcaatgcgagagaaagagacaactatattttcgtaagctattgttttcgtcgctttcggcgcgtggctattgagtcgtgcagtcgcctgttggccttacttttgcgcgtttgcgtgttgatgtttgtcgttattttttaatataaaaatagtcaaaaacatgctataggactaaaacttttttatgttgatgtatagaatgattaatatatattgaacccatttttattgagaaaagctgtatttcgattaaaaaatactggggtcttactcgaccccggttcggaaCACTCGGATCTCGACGTTCAGTTCTTCAAAGGTTAACAAAAGGGGGACCGCTAAGTCTGCTTTTCACGCTGTTCCTACTAAAAGCTTCgtgtacaaaaatatgtatgtgtgtagaaacaaTGGGGAATGCTacactatcaatattattaacagTTTCACGGGTATCAAGATccgtattgatagtgtaataggTTAATGTGGTGATTATTAAACGGGTAGAGGTCTGTTCATatttaacagcactgcacggcttcagcactgcacgactctgtttaaaatatgtcattttattacatttctattcatatctacctacacgtcgcggtcacgtcacgcttccagcaatttggccgagtgcaaggcaaaatcggcttacttgtACATTACAggctgtaggaatctcgtcgtcgtcatcgtcatcgaaaccttcgagaatattccgcaacaacaaactacattcccgaaacccagacgacatgcacctgcagtcattatattaaactcaggcggaacgcccctaccagtcgagtggaaccaaaacggtcgaaacacgccgccaccattaaaatacatcgagcggaaaggcgccaagcattccagaaaattcgacgcctcgacgaaaacaaaattcctctcgtacgcgtcaataaccacttccaccaagcattccagaaacactataaaaggaggtacaacccaaacaacgccagtcgacccagagcagcaagcgtcgacacacaacagcagaccagtcaacatacagctcctgaccagccaccacttcactacacggacttggaagatcaaccagccgaccgagccagcaacacactgccgcatccagagaccttctgaacatagctgaatgctgagccagcgacactctaccatatccagagaccgctgaacgacatacttttgcccacaaataccatacctttgtacaaccataggcaaacaataaaacttcataaaactagcacaacagtgtttcgttaggccgggatacggtcaacacacatgtaacccgcctacattggtactaatccgacgtgatctacgcaaccttctgatcatccaacagcgctgtcaacacatcgtaccccgcctacattggtgaccccatctttgaactacgcagccttcatagcagtcaacagcgcagtcaacacggcagcccacagtgcagcctccacaacaaccaacagccgccacgacagcagtcaacagcgcagcctacatagcagcccacagcgcagcctacaaagCAGCCAACAAACGCCACGACAAGGCAACAGCCAGAAgccttcacgcaaccgcaagctTCGAGCAACCACAagcttcacgcaaccgcaagctTCAAGCAACAGCAAaacgcctgcacaacagcaccgtccagaccgacacaaaccttcactaccattgtaacgaccgcaacagtaacatggtgtgaaagtacatatggaccagctaccaacacaacccgctgttgagtcaacccactccagcacaaccggcgaaacaaatcgccactgagccaactagctccaacacaacacagccgctgtcgagacaactaactccagcacaatcagcacaacgcctgcacaacaacatcgtccagaccaccaaccttcactatcaacgtagcctagacagaataagcaacatggtagatgttccgaccaagtcttcatggtcagctttcgtggcgttacgaccaaaggagccgttttggagggagatcggcgccgagcgcgcgtccccgccccctattcgttttccgcgtcggtcgagtgaacatctctgttcgctaccgagttggttcccaccaccgagtcccgatcagctcagccttgatcggcagacgatactggaagtacagcttcagtatacgtccggtgagaagtgaggaattcctggtctctcttcgtcgaagtcagatcacgtagccacgtggttgagtgaggttatcataacctcttgaacacgtgcgcgctaatttcaagtcggactcccccccccccttttctgtcccccctgcttgatctctgtatatacatatatatataaaatacagtcaccatacaaacagaattataacctgttttcattactattcaatttcccgcctttgtcccgtatcaccctcacttacgcacactgtacgagagagagagagatatacatcgagccgagccgacagcagcagagaccagaccgcagacgacgacctgtggatcccttggaggaaaccagccccgcccacgcttaccacgagcttctacgaaatcgacttccggggtgctctcgagttgaacatccctggagtctgtacatttggTCCTTCAAAAGAGCCGGATTTCTTCCAGAGCTGGTCTGTCAACGTCGTCTAATCTaggttggtcgtaattagcatttttctgttgttgttgtGATTTTTGGTCgccattttgtttcttttcccgtgtccattgtttatttttgtcgtGTCCAAAATGGAAGCACTTCGGAATACGCGGAAAAGCATTCGCGCTCGGTTAACGAGAAATGCGAACCATTTGGAGGGGGATCTGAGTATTTCCATGCTCCAAATCAGACTCGAGATAATTAAACCTCTGTTGTCTGATTTCGAATCGGTCCAAGCTCAGATTGACGAGCTGGACGAAGCGGAGGCTCGGGCCTCCGAGTCCGTCATTGACGAGTTCGAGACGGAATACTTAATCGCCCTCGAACGATGTATGGAAATGCTCAGATTGCGGGAGCTGCAACTGAGCGCGTCGCCGGTAGGTGGCGCTGCCGTCACGATTTCCGCTGTATcgcaatcaaattcggcaataaaattgccccgtttggagttgcccaccttcgaaggcaacgtccaaaattggccCCTTTTCTCACAACGCTTCTTGGTCGCTATGGCCGGCGAAACTTCTCAACTCGCCCGTTTCCAATACTTGTTGGCAGTCCTAAAAGGAGAACCCAATCGCGTAGTCAGTGGCTTAGAGTTATCTGATGATTCCTTCTCCCGCGCTTGGTCCATTCTGGAGCAGCgctacaacaataaaaaaattgttgttcagtCCCACATTCGCGCAATATTGGACGCGGAACAAATTGCGTCCAATAGTTACGCAAGTTTGCATCGCTGCATAGACGATTTTAACATGCACGTCCGTGCACTGGCCAACTTGGGCGTTCCGGTCGACACTTGGGACGACATTTTGGTCATGTGCATCACTAGGAAGCTCGATCGATACACGGTTCGACAATGGGAGCTTCAAGCGCCAAAACATGAGGAGTGCACATTCCACAAACTCATCGAATTTCTGACGCTTCAGTGCCAATCGATGGcaaatgccgacttcgtcttaaaaggcgagtcgaatcctcgaccaagaaccattacgaatccgaaggcagcagttctgcatgtgaggagggaacgcccctcctgcatcagttgcagcggaagtcattctctgctagcctgtccatcattccgccaaatgagcggtgatgagcgtaggtcgaacgccataaaacgtcgactatgtctcaactgcttgaggccagggcacatagttcacgcgtgccaaacaaagcagagatgcttcaaatgcggtcatgcccatcacaccatgttacatgactcaactccataccaaacttcgccttcaaataaggccaaacattatcggagcccaaagaaatcagagaacgccaaacccgtaaaatcatcgttggttttacactcggtgagacgcgtatcgccttctcacgcccgaactgtcctgttatccaccgtggaagtacaagttcgcggcggagatgggcgttcgcacaaggttcgagcattgttagataacggctccgaactcaacctcatctctgaagacttaagaaggcgactcgccttaaagtcgaaaaggatggacgtcaacctggtaggaataggttcaaataggacgtccattactagtggcgcggtaattcgaattctaccgcacatccccaatcagggctccagtgttgatctcgattgcgcaatcatgcccgagatcgcgaatcaacttccatcgcgcaacgtgtccgagattcggagccatttgccgcttcatctcccccttgccgatccgtcattcgatattcccggtacagtggatatggtgataggcagcgacgcctatcatgcgatgttacgcaatggcaaacgtaccattttagttccctccaagtcacggggtgacagaggaggacgcatcgcgatgatgaatacagctttcggctggatattgggcggctctctagaagcgcccacagtttcaagcgattctcggaattgccatcacacaacgggtcgtgatccgttatcttgttttggcgcgagacgtccagtcaagacagttacgcgtcccctggacgaatcgcgtatttacgcggaacgaagattccgcttgccgaagcgcaatgtacccgcgccctttaaccctcacatctttcgaccttcccaacccagctcccataactcctggccagttcctagttggcgcaccactagttgcgcaacagcaggaggatctggtcgatcagcccggagcgagggtgctaccacaccagcacatgcagcagcggcccctggcagacaagggcacaggagtaggtcctactactcctccatcagcaacaccaagcgagcagtccggcgattagctcgactgccagtcgagcagcactcagtgaatttgtgcaacggtgtggcgagcgttcataacgtcccacattaaagttggcgcgttgtttgtatctgtgttgtggattcagtttatgtgttttaactAAAGTTTTTGAGTTGCCTTTCTTTTATGCTTCTCTTGTTGGTTTGATTGGTGCTCTGTAATGGAGCTATCAGGATAGATTGGGACATATAACGAttgaacaatattgttacctagcattggtgtttgttggtgttttggttgtttgtttgtctattttttgtttgtttcttgccgGCTTAGTCAGCTGCTTATGTAGGATGGGAAATTGACGATggactaatgttattttgtttgctgactgggttatttgttgtgttgttttttgtttttttgttatttttttgcttatttgcttggtttttgtgtatttcattagtcgcttgtgcaccattaattcttgtttgttttggaattcgatcctctgacttccaacggggggagtatgttccgaccaagtcttcatggtcagctttcgtggcgttacgaccaaaggagccgttttggagggagatcggcgccgagcgcgcgtccccgccccctattcgttttccgcgtcggtcgagtgaacatctctgttcgctaccgagttggttcccaccaccgagtcccgatcagctcagccttgatcggcagacgatactggaagtacagcttcagtatacgtccggtgagaagtgaggaattcctggtctctcttcgtcgaagtcagatcacgtagccacgtggttgagtgaggttatcataacctcttgaacacgtgcgcgctaatttcaagtcggactccccccccccccttttctgtcccccctgcttgatctctgtatatacatatatatataaaatacagtcaccatacaaacagaattataacctgttttcattactattcaatttcccgcctttgtcccgtatcaccctcacttacgcacactgtacgagagagagagagatatacatcgagccgagccgacagcagcagagaccagaccgcagacgacgacctgtggatcccttggaggaaaccagccccgcccacgcttaccacgagcttctacgaaatcgacttccggggtgctctcgagttgaacatccctggagtctgtacagtagaaaagaacaactcggactggtacgcaaaacgagacccgctgtcgagacaaccgactccagcacaaccaacgaagaccagcactcaacgcacttcgctaACCAACAGTCTCCACACAAatcccgctgtcgagacaactaactccagcacaaccaacgaagaccagtactcaacgcacttcgtcaaccaacgttcttcacgcaagacccgctgccgagacaactaactccagcacaaccaacgaagaccagcactcaacgcacttcgtcaaccaacgttcttcacgcaagacccgctgccgagacaactaactccagcacaaccaacgaagaccagcactcaacgcacttcgtcaaccaacgttcttcacgcaagacccgctgccgagacaactaactccagcacaaccaacgaagaccagcactcaacgcacttcgtcaaccaacgttcttcacgcaagacccgctgccgagacaactaactccagcacaaccaacgaagaccagcactcaacgcacttcgtcaaccaacgttcttcacgcaagacccgctgccgagacaactaattccagcacaaccaacgaagaccagcactcaacgcacttcgtcaaccaacgttcttcacgcaagacccgctgccgagacaactaactccagcacaaccagcaaaacagtcacgcgaatgactccacgcagaacacaacagcctgcacaacagcaccatccaagccatcacaaaccttcactaccaacgcagctcgcccaaaataagcaacctggtagagaacaagacttggaccggcatgcaacacaagacccgctgtcgagacaactttctccagcacaaccggacaaacaacgacgccatcgagtcaatagactccaacacatcaagattcccacaaaatcacacacatcgttaacactcaccggagagccatgtaggaatctcgtcgtcgtcatcgtcatcgaaaccttcgagaatattccgcaacaacaaactacattcccgaaacccagacgacatgcacctgcagtcattatattaaactcaggcggaacgcccctaccagtcgagtggaaccaaaacggtcgaaacacgccgccaccattaaaatacatcgagcggaaaggcgccaagcattccagaaaattcgacgcctcgacgaaaacaaaattcctctcgtacgcgtcaataaccacttccaccaagcattccagaaacactataaaaggaggtacaacccaaacaacgccagtcgacccagagcagcaagcgtcgacacacaacagcagaccagtcaacatacagctcctgaccagccaccacttcactacacggacttggaagatcaaccagccgaccgagccagcaacacactgccgcatccagagaccttctgaacatagctgaatgctgagccagcgacactctaccatatccagagaccgctgaacgacatacttttgcccacaaataccatacctttgtacaaccataggcaaacaataaaacttcataaaactagcacaacagtgtttcgttaggccgggatacggtcaacacacatgtaccccgcctacaaggccatgacgatacggcgcaatattgcttacgtcgtattgtcgagtacttacaatatgaatgcatacacgtgcattcgtagctacgcgtcagaatacaagtcagcaaaaatgtttcggcgtttatcgaacgaaaaattatgtataatcgcgtttttgttggaagaagaagctcaagaaggcaataaaaaagcacggaggcgttttgatgtgcatcccatgttaaaaaatagaaaaaccgaaggagagttttggacactgtataaggagcttttGGATGATgaacaaaaaatttataaata includes:
- the Vha36-1 gene encoding V-type proton ATPase subunit Vha36-1, which translates into the protein MSGKDRLPIFPSRGAQMLMKSRLAGAQKGHGLLKKKADALQMRFRMILSKIIETKTLMGEVMKEAAFSLAEAKFATGDINQIVLQNVTKAQIKIRTKKDNVAGVTLPVFESYTDGTDTYEFAGLSRGGQQLAKLKKNFQSAVKLLVELASLQTSFVTLDDVIKITNRRVNAIEHVIIPRIERTLAYIISELDELEREEFYRLKKIQDKKRIARKKAEAIKAEMIASGNDVRDVANMLDEGDEDLLF
- the LOC143920830 gene encoding uncharacterized protein LOC143920830 yields the protein MEALRNTRKSIRARLTRNANHLEGDLSISMLQIRLEIIKPLLSDFESVQAQIDELDEAEARASESVIDEFETEYLIALERCMEMLRLRELQLSASPVGGAAVTISAVSQSNSAIKLPRLELPTFEGNVQNWPLFSQRFLVAMAGETSQLARFQYLLAVLKGEPNRVVSGLELSDDSFSRAWSILEQRYNNKKIVVQSHIRAILDAEQIASNSYASLHRCIDDFNMHVRALANLGVPVDTWDDILVMCITRKLDRYTVRQWELQAPKHEECTFHKLIEFLTLQCQSMANADFVLKGESNPRPRTITNPKAAVLHVRRERPSCISCSGSHSLLACPSFRQMSGDERRSNAIKRRLCLNCLRPGHIVHACQTKQRCFKCGHAHHTMLHDSTPYQTSPSNKAKHYRSPKKSENAKPVKSSLVLHSVRRVSPSHARTVLLSTVEVQVRGGDGRSHKVRALLDNGSELNLISEDLRRRLALKSKRMDVNLVGIGSNRTSITSGAVIRILPHIPNQGSSVDLDCAIMPEIANQLPSRNVSEIRSHLPLHLPLADPSFDIPGTVDMVIGSDAYHAMLRNGKRTILVPSKSRGDRGGRIAMMNTAFGWILGGSLEAPTVSSDSRNCHHTTGRDPLSCFGARRPVKTVTRPLDESRIYAERRFRLPKRNVPAPFNPHIFRPSQPSSHNSWPVPSWRTTSCATAGGSGRSARSEGATTPAHAAAAPGRQGHRSRSYYSSISNTKRAVRRLARLPVEQHSVNLCNGVASVHNVPH